Genomic DNA from Microbacterium neungamense:
ATGTCCGACAGGCCGGGCAGCTCATCCGCGATCGAGACCTCGGCGAGGGTGACGTTGCCCGTGTTGGTAGCCGTGAACTCGTAGGCGATCTCGTCGCCCTCGAGCACGCCGGTCTTCACCAGCGAGATGCCCGGGGACTGCGGCACCGGCAGGTCGAACTCGTCCTCGTCGGTCACCGGGCCACCGGTGGGCGGGGTGCCCGTGGTGGTCGCGGTGTTGTGCACCACGCCCGCTTCGCGGTCAGCCTGCGTCAGCGTGTACGTCGCCGTCGCCGTGACCGACTGGCCGGGAGCCAGCACGCCCTCCGCGCCCGGCCACTCGCCGTAGACGATGTCCGACAGGCCGGGCAGCTCATCCGCGATCGACACGCCCGTGAGGGTCACGTCGCCGTTGTTGGTAGCCGTGAACTCGTAGGCGATCTCGTCGCCCTCGAGCACACCCGTCTTCACCAGCGAGATGCCCGGGGACTGCGGCACCGGCAGGTCGAACTCGTCCTCGTCGGTCACCGGATCACCGCTCGGCGGGGTGCCCGTGGTGGTCGCGGTGTTGTGCACCACGCCCGCGTCGCGGTCAGCCTGCGTCAGCGTGTACGTCGCCGTCGCCGTGACCGACTGGCCGGGAGCCAGCACGCCCTCCGCGCCCGGCCACTCGCCGTAGACGATGTCCGACAGGCCGGGCAGATCATCCGCGATCGACACGCCCGTGAGGGTCACGTTGCCGGTGTTGGTAGCCGTGAACGTGTACGTGGCCACGTCACCGTCGAGCACACCCGTCTTCACCAGCGAGATGCCCGGGGACTGCGGCACCGGCAGGTCGAACTCGTCCTCGTCGGTCACCGGGCCGCCCGTGGGCGGGGTGCCCGTGGTCGTCGCGGTGTTGTGCACCACGCCCGCGTCGCGGTCAGCCTGCGTCAGCGTGTACGTCGCCGTCGCCGTGACGGACTGGCCGGGAGCCAGCACGCCCTCCGCGCCCGGCCACTCGCCGTAGACGATGTCCGACAGGCCGGGCAGCTCATCCGCGATCGACACGCCCGTGAGGGTCACGTCGCCGGTGTTGGTAGCCGTGAACGTGTACGTGGCCACGTCACCGTCAAGCACACCCGTCTTCACGAGGGAGATGCCGGGCGTCTGCGGCACCGGCAGGTCGAACTCGTCCTCGTCGGTCACCGGGCCGCCGGTGGGCGGGGTGCCCGTGGTCGTCGCGGTGTTGTGCACGACGCCCGCTTCGCGGTCGGCCTGCGTCAGCGTGTACGTCGCCGTCGCCGTGACGGACTGGCCGGGAGCCAGCACGCCCTCCGCGCCCGGCCACTCGCCGTAGACGATGTCCGACAGGCCGGGCAGCTCATCCGCGATCGACACGCCCGTGAGGGTCACGTTGCCGGTGTTGGTAGCCGTGAACGTGTACGTGGCCACGTCACCGTCGAGCACACCCGTCTTCTCGAGCGCGATCGACGCGCAGTTCTCGTTCACGAGTTCGACGAGGGTGCTCCGCAGCGCCGCGAAGCCGGCGATATGGTAGTCGCTGCCCTCCACGGGCCCGGAGACCTGGCGGATGTGCTCGCGGAAGTCGGCGAGCGCCTGGCCGGCGAGGTTGTCGCTCACGCCGATCGGCACGATCCGCGTACCGGTGGCCTTGAGCTCGTTGGCGCTGCGGACGGCGGCGTCCATCACCGGCACGTTCGTGCTGCTGCCGGGGCCCCGCGCGGGGCTGCCGTACTGGGTCGGGTTGCCGTCGGTCAGGAAGATGAGGGCGTCGTAGGTCTCGTCGGCGCGCGTGATGGCCGCGAAGGCGCGGTCCCAGTTGGTGCCGCCCTGCGCGCGGGCGGGACGCTGCATCCCGTTGACGTGCGAGGTGATGGCCGCGACGCCCGCGGCGTCCGCGACCGAGGTCAGCGCGAGAGGGGCGTTGGCGGCGGCGCGGGTGGCCGGGGCGCTCGACGCGAAGTTGTGCACCGCGAAGCGCACGGGGTAGCCCTCGAGCGATGCGGCGAGGTCGCCGAGCTCGCTGCGCACCTGCGCGAGCTGAGCATCGGTGACGGAGTTGGACAGGTCGACGCTGATGGCCAGGTCGAGCTCGCACTGCTCGACCATCGGCGGGTTCGGCGCGGGCTCGACGGTCGACTCGACCGCGTAGGCGGCCGCCGAACCGCCGAGCGCGAGCGCGCCGGCCAGGGCGCCCGCGAGCACAGCCTTGGCGGTGCGGCGGGTGCGGCGTCTGAAGGGAGGGGAATCTGGGCGTAGTCGTTTCACGGTGTGCCTCGTGCTCGAGCGGAGGTGTGCGCAGCACGTCGAGTCGCAGCTGCGCGCGGCAGACGGATACCGCCGCGCATGATTCTATCCGCCGTCCAGGCGACATCCCGCCCGCTTCCGGCGGACTTCACCTCGGACTTCGCCCCCGCTACTTTCTTCGTGACCCGCTCGGCGGCCATGCTGGGCGGTGACGGCCTGCCGGGCCCGGCATGATTGCTGCCCCCTGTCCTCGATGATCCGGGGGGTGTTGTCACCGGGCCTGGTTGGCGGTGTGTGATCGCTGATAGGGGCTGGACCCGAGTGTCGCGCGTCAGACTTTGTGGCAGGACCATTGATTGAGTCCTGAGCGGAGAGTTCGACA
This window encodes:
- a CDS encoding DUF7507 domain-containing protein translates to MLAGALAGALALGGSAAAYAVESTVEPAPNPPMVEQCELDLAISVDLSNSVTDAQLAQVRSELGDLAASLEGYPVRFAVHNFASSAPATRAAANAPLALTSVADAAGVAAITSHVNGMQRPARAQGGTNWDRAFAAITRADETYDALIFLTDGNPTQYGSPARGPGSSTNVPVMDAAVRSANELKATGTRIVPIGVSDNLAGQALADFREHIRQVSGPVEGSDYHIAGFAALRSTLVELVNENCASIALEKTGVLDGDVATYTFTATNTGNVTLTGVSIADELPGLSDIVYGEWPGAEGVLAPGQSVTATATYTLTQADREAGVVHNTATTTGTPPTGGPVTDEDEFDLPVPQTPGISLVKTGVLDGDVATYTFTATNTGDVTLTGVSIADELPGLSDIVYGEWPGAEGVLAPGQSVTATATYTLTQADRDAGVVHNTATTTGTPPTGGPVTDEDEFDLPVPQSPGISLVKTGVLDGDVATYTFTATNTGNVTLTGVSIADDLPGLSDIVYGEWPGAEGVLAPGQSVTATATYTLTQADRDAGVVHNTATTTGTPPSGDPVTDEDEFDLPVPQSPGISLVKTGVLEGDEIAYEFTATNNGDVTLTGVSIADELPGLSDIVYGEWPGAEGVLAPGQSVTATATYTLTQADREAGVVHNTATTTGTPPTGGPVTDEDEFDLPVPQSPGISLVKTGVLEGDEIAYEFTATNTGNVTLAEVSIADELPGLSDIVYGEWPGAEGVLAPGQSVTATATYTLTQADRDAGVVHNTATTTGTPPSGDPVTDEDDYSQPLPPNPGISLVKTGVLDGDVATYTFTATNNGDVTLTGVSIADELPGLSDIVYGEWPAAEGVLAPGQSVTATATYTLTQADRDAGVVHNTATTTGTPPTGGPVTDEDEFDLPVPQSPGISLVKTGALEGDEIAYEFTATNTGNVTLAEVSIADELPGLSDIAYGEWPGAEGVLAPGQSVTATATYTLTQADRDAGAVENTATTTGTPPTGGPVTDEDDFVQPVPQSPGISLVKTGTLDGDIIAYEFLLTNTGDVTLTGASITDELEGLSKIAYGEWPADEGVLAPGESVSATATYSLTQADRDAGVVENTATGTGNPPSGDPVSDDDTHEEPVPQAPGISLVKTGEFDGDRIRYTFTVTNTGDVTLRDVAITDELEGLSKIAYGEWPAAEGVLAPGESVTATATYAVTAADRAAGEVVNDATATGTTPGGDDVTDSDSATVEVGSLAVTGADAAQFARLALFGLLTIALGAFAVILARRSARA